A region of Bacillus cabrialesii DNA encodes the following proteins:
- a CDS encoding phosphoadenylyl-sulfate reductase — protein sequence MITFDTWNDTLSKQIADQLIDELDVLKWAYRTYGEKIVYACSFGAEGMVLLDLISKINKNAHIIFLDTGLHFQETYELIETVKERYPRLTIQLLEPELNLKEQETQYGGELWKHNPNLCCQLRKIEPLKKHLSGMTAWISGLRREQSPTRKHIQYVNLDQKFKLIKICPLIHWTWNDVWTYIRLHNLPYNKLHDQHYPSIGCEMCTLPSSDPNDERAGRWAGREKTECGLHQD from the coding sequence ATGATCACATTTGACACATGGAACGACACCCTGTCCAAGCAGATAGCGGATCAATTGATCGATGAGCTTGATGTGTTGAAATGGGCTTACCGAACATACGGGGAAAAGATTGTGTACGCGTGCAGCTTTGGCGCAGAAGGGATGGTGCTTCTCGACCTTATATCAAAAATCAACAAAAACGCGCACATCATCTTTTTGGATACAGGGCTGCATTTTCAGGAAACATACGAGCTGATCGAGACCGTCAAAGAGCGATATCCGAGGTTGACAATCCAGCTGCTTGAGCCCGAGCTGAACTTAAAAGAACAGGAGACGCAATACGGCGGAGAGCTGTGGAAGCATAATCCGAACCTCTGCTGCCAATTGCGGAAAATCGAGCCGCTGAAAAAACACCTGTCCGGCATGACAGCGTGGATTTCAGGGCTGCGCCGGGAGCAATCGCCGACGAGAAAGCATATTCAATACGTGAATCTTGATCAGAAGTTTAAGCTCATCAAAATTTGCCCGCTCATCCACTGGACATGGAATGACGTTTGGACCTACATCCGCCTGCACAATTTGCCTTATAACAAACTGCACGATCAACATTATCCGAGCATAGGCTGTGAAATGTGTACATTGCCTTCCTCGGACCCGAACGATGAGAGGGCTGGAAGATGGGCAGGACGGGAGAAAACAGAATGCGGCCTGCATCAGGATTAA
- a CDS encoding 2-phosphosulfolactate phosphatase gives MPITIYQGHHHSLAPADINIVIDVIRAFTVAHYAFIGGAKEILLAGTAEEAFALKDTYPDYVLTGEEKGVGISGFDLDNSPKRMAKQDMGDKRLIQKTTNGVTATLGALNAKHLFVTGFSNARTTAEHVKTLAAKDCVMNIVASHPSGDDDVACAEYIKGIIEGTNEVTAAEAIERIKRSSVAEKFFDRRQPLFDPEDISYCTKELTGDFVMKVKQEREVPTIERVII, from the coding sequence ATGCCGATTACCATTTATCAGGGGCATCATCATTCGCTTGCCCCGGCGGATATTAACATCGTCATTGATGTCATCAGAGCTTTTACAGTCGCCCATTATGCGTTTATCGGCGGGGCGAAAGAGATTTTATTGGCCGGAACAGCAGAGGAAGCCTTTGCGCTGAAAGACACTTATCCAGATTACGTATTGACGGGAGAGGAAAAGGGGGTCGGTATCAGCGGGTTTGATTTAGATAATTCTCCAAAACGCATGGCGAAGCAGGATATGGGGGATAAGCGCCTGATCCAGAAAACAACCAACGGCGTCACAGCAACGTTAGGGGCGCTGAACGCCAAGCATCTGTTCGTGACCGGATTTTCCAACGCCAGGACAACGGCAGAGCATGTGAAAACACTGGCTGCTAAGGATTGTGTCATGAACATTGTCGCTTCCCATCCGTCAGGCGATGACGATGTGGCGTGTGCGGAGTATATAAAGGGCATTATTGAAGGGACGAATGAGGTAACGGCCGCGGAGGCGATTGAAAGGATAAAACGCTCTTCTGTTGCGGAGAAGTTTTTTGACCGCCGCCAGCCATTGTTTGATCCGGAAGACATATCATACTGTACAAAAGAACTGACGGGCGATTTCGTGATGAAAGTAAAACAAGAAAGAGAAGTTCCAACGATAGAGAGGGTCATAATATGA
- a CDS encoding phosphosulfolactate synthase: protein MNDFSLELPVRTSKPRKTGQTILIDNGYPLQFFKDVIAAASDYIDFVKFGWGTSLLTKDLEEKISALKEHDIKFFFGGTLFEKYVSQKKVNEFHRYCTYFGCEYIEISNGTLPMTNKEKAAYIADFSDEFLVLSEVGSKDAELSSRQSSEEWLEYIVEDMEAGAEKVITEARESGTGGICSSSGDVRFQIVDDIISSDIDINRLIFEAPNKALQQGFIQRIGSNVNLANIPFHDAIALETLRLGLRSDTFYL, encoded by the coding sequence ATGAATGATTTTTCACTAGAATTGCCAGTGAGAACAAGCAAGCCGAGAAAAACCGGACAGACCATTTTAATTGACAACGGCTATCCCTTGCAATTTTTCAAAGATGTAATAGCCGCAGCATCCGACTATATTGATTTTGTGAAATTCGGCTGGGGCACATCACTACTTACGAAAGACCTTGAAGAAAAAATCAGCGCGCTGAAAGAGCATGACATTAAATTCTTCTTTGGCGGCACACTGTTTGAGAAATATGTAAGCCAAAAAAAGGTGAATGAATTTCATCGCTACTGCACCTATTTCGGCTGTGAATATATCGAGATTTCAAACGGCACGCTTCCAATGACGAATAAGGAGAAAGCCGCTTATATTGCCGATTTTTCTGATGAATTTCTTGTGCTGAGCGAGGTGGGCAGCAAGGATGCGGAATTATCAAGCCGGCAAAGCTCTGAGGAATGGCTTGAGTATATCGTTGAGGATATGGAAGCGGGCGCGGAAAAAGTGATTACAGAAGCAAGGGAAAGCGGAACAGGAGGCATTTGTTCCAGCAGCGGCGATGTCAGGTTTCAAATTGTCGATGACATCATTTCCTCGGATATTGATATCAACAGGCTGATTTTTGAAGCGCCGAACAAAGCGCTCCAGCAAGGGTTTATTCAAAGGATTGGGTCGAATGTGAATTTGGCCAATATCCCATTTCATGATGCGATCGCGTTGGAGACGCTGCGTTTAGGGCTAAGATCCGATACCTTTTATTTGTAA
- a CDS encoding YitT family protein, with amino-acid sequence MAELLMKAKLTFMIVVGGVLQGLGMSLFLFPHDIPTGGAAGIAVLLHYLFQIPHGFSVWAVNVSMLFTALKWLEMRTFTGTLASITVTSVSVLIFDAVFPDITSNLWLDLASGAVLLGLGIGLLYKYKISNGGFGALALMISIYRGGNPGTILLIMNCIIFMVTASIIAWGIVIQALICQVISTRVIDFIYNIRLTSLPYLTPMYRHKK; translated from the coding sequence ATGGCTGAACTGCTGATGAAAGCAAAACTCACGTTTATGATTGTCGTAGGCGGCGTACTGCAGGGACTCGGCATGTCCTTGTTTTTATTTCCGCATGATATTCCGACTGGCGGGGCAGCAGGTATTGCGGTGCTGTTGCATTATCTGTTTCAAATTCCCCACGGCTTTTCCGTGTGGGCTGTGAATGTATCAATGCTTTTTACCGCTTTAAAATGGCTGGAGATGAGAACATTCACCGGCACCCTCGCTTCTATCACCGTCACCTCTGTCTCGGTATTGATCTTTGATGCGGTTTTTCCTGATATCACATCAAACCTGTGGCTGGATCTGGCAAGCGGCGCTGTGTTATTGGGACTCGGCATCGGTCTTCTATACAAATACAAAATTTCAAACGGAGGATTTGGGGCCCTCGCTCTGATGATTTCTATTTACCGCGGGGGAAATCCCGGGACGATCCTGCTCATCATGAATTGCATCATTTTTATGGTGACCGCGTCTATTATTGCATGGGGCATCGTCATTCAAGCCCTGATATGCCAAGTGATATCGACAAGGGTCATCGACTTCATCTATAACATCCGTCTGACCTCACTCCCCTATCTCACGCCTATGTACCGCCATAAAAAATAA
- a CDS encoding mandelate racemase/muconate lactonizing enzyme family protein, whose amino-acid sequence MKIVQVETFPLLHRLEKPYGDANGFKRYRTCYLIRIVTESGIDGWGECVDWLPALHVGFTKRIIPYLLGKQAGSRLPLVRTIQKWHQRAASAVSMALTEIAAKAADCSVCGLWGGRYREEIPVYASFQSYSDHPQWISRSVSSVEAQLKKGFKQIKVKIGGTSFEEDVRHINALQHTAGSSMMMILDANQSYDAATAMKWERYFTKWANISWLEEPMPFDQPKDYALLRTRLSVPVAGGENMKGADQFAPLLSQRCLDIIQPDVMHANGIDEFRDCLQLARYFGVRASAHAYDGSLSRLYALFAQACLPPWSKMENDQIEPIEWDVMENPFTDLISLHPAKGKVHIPKGKGIGSEINMEIVNRYKWDGSAY is encoded by the coding sequence TTGAAAATTGTACAGGTTGAAACCTTTCCGCTTTTACACCGATTAGAAAAGCCCTACGGAGACGCGAATGGGTTTAAACGATATCGAACTTGCTATCTCATCAGAATTGTCACAGAAAGCGGAATTGACGGCTGGGGAGAATGCGTTGATTGGCTCCCGGCTCTCCATGTCGGCTTTACCAAACGGATTATCCCGTATCTTTTAGGAAAACAGGCCGGCAGCCGCCTGCCATTGGTGCGCACAATTCAAAAATGGCATCAGCGGGCGGCCTCCGCTGTAAGCATGGCGCTGACAGAAATCGCGGCCAAAGCTGCGGATTGTTCGGTTTGCGGGCTATGGGGCGGACGGTACAGAGAAGAGATTCCTGTATACGCCTCTTTTCAATCGTATTCAGACCATCCGCAATGGATCAGCCGTTCGGTTTCCAGCGTTGAAGCTCAGTTAAAAAAGGGCTTTAAGCAAATCAAAGTCAAAATCGGCGGGACGTCGTTTGAAGAAGATGTCCGGCACATCAATGCGCTGCAGCATACAGCCGGCAGCTCCATGATGATGATTCTGGACGCAAATCAAAGCTACGACGCCGCAACAGCTATGAAATGGGAACGCTATTTCACAAAATGGGCAAACATCAGCTGGCTTGAAGAGCCTATGCCCTTTGATCAGCCAAAGGATTACGCTTTGCTGCGCACCCGTTTGTCTGTTCCTGTTGCCGGCGGAGAAAACATGAAAGGCGCAGACCAATTTGCCCCTCTCCTTTCACAGCGCTGTTTGGATATCATTCAGCCCGATGTCATGCATGCCAACGGGATCGATGAGTTTCGGGACTGCCTCCAGCTCGCGCGTTATTTCGGCGTCAGAGCGTCCGCTCATGCATATGACGGATCGCTTTCACGGCTATATGCTTTGTTTGCGCAAGCCTGTCTGCCTCCATGGTCTAAAATGGAGAACGATCAAATTGAACCGATCGAGTGGGACGTCATGGAGAATCCTTTTACAGATCTCATCAGCCTTCATCCAGCAAAAGGAAAGGTGCACATCCCGAAAGGAAAAGGGATTGGCTCAGAAATCAATATGGAGATCGTCAATCGCTACAAGTGGGATGGCTCAGCATATTAA
- a CDS encoding MFS transporter: MESSKQNNGMTIVAIGSIPLILTLGNSMLIPILPKMKSELHLSQFQVSLVITVFSLIAAFAIPIVGYLADRFSRKIIIIPCLILYGAGGLLAGFAAGFFDNAYPWVMAGRALQGIGAAGTGPIAMALTGDLFKGAQESKVLGLVEASNGMGKVLSPIIGSLIALLVWYGAFFAFPVFCIISIVLTWIFIKEKKKEKEPPPIGKYAKGLLSVFKHEGRWLFTAYLAGATCLFTLFGILFYLSDVLEKTYNTDGVKKGLILAIPLLVMCVTSYTTGSKIGQKQSLMKKLIVLGLAFMTVSYAALSFIENLVFFISVLVLSSIGSGLVLPCVNSFITGAVGKERRGFVTSLYGSVRFLGVAIGPPIFGRLMQWSRPGMFLSIAGLTLVVGILVILLIHVNQNKEETKEKEDPKMAGNRLQPAEER; this comes from the coding sequence ATGGAATCATCAAAACAAAATAACGGAATGACGATTGTTGCAATCGGTTCAATCCCTTTAATATTAACACTTGGAAACTCGATGCTTATTCCGATTTTGCCAAAAATGAAATCTGAACTTCATTTATCACAATTTCAAGTCAGTCTCGTCATCACAGTATTTTCCTTGATTGCGGCATTTGCGATTCCGATTGTCGGTTATCTCGCTGACCGATTCTCAAGGAAAATCATCATTATTCCCTGCTTAATTTTGTATGGCGCCGGCGGTTTGCTAGCCGGGTTTGCGGCAGGTTTTTTTGACAATGCATATCCATGGGTCATGGCAGGACGGGCACTTCAGGGAATCGGAGCGGCCGGGACCGGCCCAATTGCCATGGCATTGACGGGGGATCTGTTTAAAGGCGCCCAGGAAAGCAAGGTGCTCGGCCTCGTTGAAGCTTCTAACGGTATGGGAAAAGTGCTTTCTCCGATCATCGGCTCGCTGATCGCCCTGCTTGTCTGGTATGGCGCGTTTTTCGCCTTCCCGGTGTTTTGTATCATTTCGATCGTGCTGACTTGGATTTTTATTAAAGAGAAGAAAAAGGAAAAAGAACCGCCCCCGATCGGAAAATATGCGAAAGGGCTGTTAAGTGTTTTCAAGCATGAAGGCAGATGGCTGTTTACCGCTTATTTAGCCGGGGCGACCTGTCTGTTTACTTTATTCGGCATCCTCTTTTACCTGTCGGATGTCCTTGAAAAAACATATAATACCGATGGCGTCAAAAAAGGCTTAATTTTGGCGATTCCGCTTTTGGTCATGTGTGTGACATCTTATACAACCGGAAGCAAAATCGGGCAAAAGCAATCGTTAATGAAAAAGCTGATCGTACTCGGATTGGCATTTATGACGGTCTCTTATGCGGCATTGTCTTTCATTGAGAATCTCGTGTTTTTTATTAGTGTTCTTGTGCTGAGCAGTATCGGATCAGGACTTGTTCTTCCTTGTGTGAACAGCTTTATTACCGGAGCTGTCGGGAAAGAAAGACGGGGATTTGTGACGTCGCTGTATGGATCAGTTCGTTTCTTAGGAGTGGCGATCGGTCCTCCGATTTTCGGCCGCTTGATGCAATGGTCCAGACCCGGTATGTTTTTAAGCATTGCGGGATTGACGCTTGTTGTCGGCATTCTCGTGATCCTGCTAATCCATGTGAATCAAAACAAAGAAGAAACAAAAGAGAAAGAAGATCCTAAAATGGCTGGCAATCGGCTTCAGCCTGCTGAGGAAAGGTAG
- a CDS encoding GNAT family N-acetyltransferase, whose translation MDVADELIELHEEHVPGLLRLCRQARWPDYGEQELTLLVRQGRFFGYQNVSGNLISCIGLFLFGGLASIGLVIVDKDYKRLGLGRRMVHTCISQTTENIAIRLCATKEGLPLYEKAGFHMAGSVRKYSCHSFHQIEKQESPDAELSPFKELDFQELAAADLKAFGGDRSNLLQELIPTSEECVIARNNEGHLIGYGLSIRTPANLKFGPIIASSSDAAAQIINRLAAGKQGPMRIDIPAEHTSFHDKLSEMGFHRDEELPLMLYQKKMLPGQNGLLYALISQALG comes from the coding sequence ATGGACGTAGCGGATGAGCTGATTGAGCTTCATGAGGAACATGTTCCCGGCTTATTGCGGCTTTGCAGGCAAGCCAGGTGGCCTGATTATGGCGAACAAGAACTGACGCTGCTTGTCCGGCAAGGACGTTTTTTCGGTTATCAAAATGTCAGCGGGAACCTCATTTCCTGCATCGGCTTGTTTTTGTTTGGCGGCCTTGCTTCTATCGGCCTCGTGATCGTGGACAAAGATTACAAACGGCTCGGTCTCGGGCGGCGGATGGTACACACGTGCATCAGCCAAACCACCGAGAACATCGCCATCAGGCTTTGCGCCACAAAAGAAGGTTTGCCCCTTTATGAAAAAGCAGGTTTTCATATGGCGGGTTCAGTCCGAAAGTACAGCTGTCACAGTTTTCATCAAATCGAAAAGCAAGAGAGCCCTGACGCTGAGCTGTCGCCCTTTAAAGAACTAGACTTTCAAGAATTAGCCGCGGCCGATCTGAAAGCTTTTGGCGGAGACCGATCAAATCTTCTGCAGGAGCTTATTCCCACTTCAGAGGAATGCGTCATCGCCAGAAACAATGAGGGACATCTGATTGGCTACGGCCTATCTATACGAACACCTGCCAATTTGAAATTCGGCCCCATCATCGCCTCTTCATCAGACGCTGCTGCACAAATAATCAACAGGCTGGCCGCCGGCAAACAAGGTCCGATGCGTATCGATATACCGGCTGAACACACATCGTTCCATGACAAACTGTCAGAAATGGGATTTCATAGAGACGAAGAGCTGCCGCTTATGCTTTACCAGAAAAAAATGCTCCCCGGCCAAAATGGACTCTTATATGCGTTGATTTCGCAGGCGCTCGGTTAA
- a CDS encoding GNAT family N-acetyltransferase: MLEVKTIPAEDTYDIRHRILRPHQSIEQCKFEQDHAEDAFHLGAFYEGTLISIASFSPQHQPLLTESPAYRLRGMATLEEYRDQKAGSTLIKYAEQKLADKDVQAVWCNARHHVKGYYAKLGWKELGEPFNIPGIGTHIIMYKTLGTSR, encoded by the coding sequence AAGATACATACGACATCCGGCACCGTATCCTGCGCCCCCATCAATCCATCGAACAATGCAAATTTGAACAGGATCATGCGGAAGACGCCTTTCATCTCGGCGCGTTTTATGAAGGAACGCTGATCAGCATCGCTTCTTTTTCCCCTCAACATCAGCCATTACTAACGGAATCCCCGGCTTATCGGCTGAGAGGCATGGCAACGCTTGAAGAATATCGCGATCAAAAAGCCGGAAGCACACTGATCAAATATGCTGAACAGAAACTGGCAGATAAAGACGTGCAGGCGGTATGGTGCAACGCAAGACACCATGTCAAAGGCTACTATGCCAAGCTTGGCTGGAAGGAACTTGGCGAACCATTTAACATTCCCGGCATTGGCACTCATATCATCATGTACAAAACACTCGGAACAAGCAGGTGA